In one window of Cellulophaga sp. HaHa_2_95 DNA:
- a CDS encoding nucleoside phosphorylase, which translates to MQLEPSELVLNADNSIYHLNILPEDIADTIITVGDPDRVGGVSKYFDTIEVKKGKREFHTHTGTLNGKRISVISTGIGTDNIDIVLNELDALVNINFETRTINSEKKQLDIIRIGTTGAIQPHINVGDFLLSEHAIGFDSLLRFYNAKHVMNVEVQNSFVKHTGWSKDKSAPYVVSCNQELAATFMSATMHKGFTATNVGFYGPQGRVLRLKTEDPKLNAKLASFDYKGLKITNLEMETSGIYGLAKLLGHRAVSLNCILANRSTGEFLTNPTEATEKLIEYALKKLTE; encoded by the coding sequence ATGCAATTAGAGCCATCAGAGCTAGTGTTAAATGCAGATAATAGCATTTATCATCTTAATATATTACCAGAAGACATCGCAGATACCATTATTACCGTAGGAGATCCAGACCGTGTAGGTGGGGTTTCTAAGTATTTTGATACGATTGAAGTTAAAAAAGGAAAGCGCGAATTTCATACTCATACAGGAACTTTAAATGGAAAACGTATTTCTGTTATTTCAACAGGAATAGGAACAGATAATATTGATATTGTTCTTAATGAATTAGATGCCTTGGTGAATATTAATTTTGAAACAAGGACAATTAACTCAGAAAAAAAACAATTAGATATTATACGTATTGGTACTACTGGTGCCATACAGCCTCATATTAATGTGGGCGATTTTCTGCTTAGTGAACACGCTATTGGATTTGATAGTTTATTACGTTTTTATAATGCAAAACATGTCATGAATGTAGAGGTGCAAAACAGCTTTGTGAAGCACACGGGTTGGTCTAAAGATAAATCTGCACCTTATGTAGTTTCTTGTAATCAAGAGCTTGCGGCAACTTTTATGTCAGCTACGATGCATAAAGGATTTACGGCGACTAATGTTGGTTTTTATGGTCCTCAAGGACGAGTACTTCGTTTGAAAACTGAAGACCCTAAATTAAACGCTAAATTAGCTTCATTTGATTATAAGGGGTTAAAAATAACCAATCTAGAAATGGAAACCTCAGGAATCTATGGTTTGGCTAAGTTGTTGGGGCATAGAGCGGTATCTTTAAATTGTATTTTAGCCAATAGAAGTACGGGAGAATTCTTAACAAACCCTACCGAAGCTACTGAAAAATTAATTGAATACGCGTTAAAAAAATTGACAGAGTAG
- a CDS encoding DUF6340 family protein yields MKNQIKPFIYLSITLFITACASTNKMTMGVTTPAKLHLSSAVKTIGVINRSEPSKGNKGLDKIDQILSAEGLNLDQKGAEAAMSAFASELEMIKNLDEVKILENLEEVKSGLGVLPATLSWETIDNLCDTYNVDVIFSLAFYDTDTKSSFKVTTMPLENNLGVKVNVPAQEVTLNTLVNCGWRVYDPSTRLVIDEKNYTKEMIFKGQGINPMKAVEAVKQRNETIQEYSRNVGIAYAQRLIPNKVRISRDYYMSGTDNFKVAHRRALTGDWDGAAELWKQETTNPDLKIQGRANYNMAISSEIDGDLDLAIQYASKAYTDSKDKLALDYVNILKYRVQQNEVLDQQRTN; encoded by the coding sequence ATGAAAAATCAAATCAAACCCTTCATCTATTTAAGCATAACACTGTTTATCACCGCTTGTGCCTCTACCAATAAAATGACCATGGGGGTAACTACACCTGCGAAATTGCATCTTTCTTCTGCGGTTAAAACTATAGGAGTTATTAATAGGAGTGAACCTTCTAAAGGTAATAAAGGCTTAGACAAAATAGATCAAATACTTTCCGCTGAAGGCCTAAATCTAGATCAAAAAGGGGCCGAAGCAGCTATGAGTGCGTTTGCATCAGAATTGGAAATGATTAAAAATCTAGACGAAGTTAAAATTCTAGAAAACTTAGAAGAAGTTAAAAGCGGATTAGGTGTTTTGCCTGCAACACTATCTTGGGAAACGATAGATAATTTGTGTGATACCTATAATGTAGATGTCATTTTTTCACTAGCTTTTTATGATACAGATACAAAATCATCCTTCAAAGTAACCACAATGCCCCTAGAGAATAATCTAGGCGTTAAGGTAAACGTACCTGCACAGGAAGTAACCTTGAACACATTGGTTAACTGTGGATGGCGTGTGTATGATCCTAGTACGAGATTAGTTATTGATGAGAAAAATTACACAAAAGAAATGATTTTTAAAGGTCAAGGTATTAATCCTATGAAGGCAGTTGAAGCTGTAAAACAACGCAATGAAACGATCCAAGAGTATAGCAGGAATGTCGGTATTGCTTACGCACAACGTTTAATTCCAAATAAAGTGAGAATCTCTAGAGATTACTATATGTCTGGAACTGATAATTTTAAAGTAGCACACCGTAGAGCACTGACAGGTGATTGGGATGGTGCTGCAGAACTTTGGAAACAAGAAACTACAAATCCTGACTTAAAAATTCAAGGAAGAGCCAATTATAACATGGCCATTAGTAGTGAAATAGATGGCGATTTAGATCTTGCTATTCAATATGCCTCAAAAGCATACACAGACTCTAAGGATAAATTAGCATTAGATTACGTAAATATTCTTAAATACAGAGTGCAGCAAAATGAGGTATTGGATCAACAACGTACTAATTAA
- a CDS encoding translation initiation factor, translating into MDLKDQLKNFFPEHQEEKVTPEKVVGEKIWMQDDPIICKYEKRKGKPTTILEGHTGADGDFKKLAKELKTKLSVGGSFKDGAIIIQGDYRDKIMALLKEKGFKVKRVGG; encoded by the coding sequence ATGGACTTAAAAGATCAACTAAAAAACTTTTTTCCAGAACATCAAGAAGAGAAAGTTACTCCGGAGAAAGTTGTCGGAGAGAAAATTTGGATGCAAGATGATCCTATTATTTGCAAATACGAAAAAAGAAAAGGAAAGCCTACGACCATTCTTGAAGGACATACTGGAGCCGATGGAGATTTTAAGAAATTGGCTAAAGAATTAAAAACAAAACTAAGTGTTGGTGGTAGTTTCAAAGATGGAGCTATCATTATTCAAGGCGATTACAGGGATAAGATTATGGCCTTATTAAAAGAAAAAGGATTTAAGGTAAAACGCGTTGGCGGCTGA
- a CDS encoding DUF1572 family protein, translating to MSLETLQTLFKRDLLRLKFEIESYKEEASLWKVDHTITNSAGNLCLHLVGNLNALIGVPFGKTDYKRDREAEFSLKNVHRSVLIKQIDATILTVEKSLETINEADLKNDSPIVPSKTEVTTVDYYLTHLALHLSYHLGQINYHRRFFE from the coding sequence ATGTCTTTAGAAACGTTACAGACGCTATTTAAGCGAGATTTATTAAGACTTAAATTTGAGATTGAAAGCTATAAAGAGGAAGCCTCTTTATGGAAAGTAGATCACACAATCACCAATTCGGCCGGAAATTTATGTTTACACCTTGTAGGGAACTTAAATGCGCTGATCGGCGTGCCGTTTGGTAAAACAGATTACAAAAGAGATAGAGAAGCGGAGTTTTCTTTAAAGAATGTGCATCGATCTGTTTTAATAAAACAGATCGATGCTACAATTTTAACCGTAGAAAAATCGTTAGAAACTATAAATGAGGCTGATCTAAAGAATGATAGCCCTATTGTGCCTTCTAAAACAGAAGTAACTACGGTAGATTATTACCTGACACATTTAGCCCTGCACCTGTCCTATCATTTAGGACAAATTAATTATCACAGGCGTTTTTTTGAATAA
- a CDS encoding DUF1835 domain-containing protein — protein sequence MSSLLHITNGDTFTNKLKTLNVPGAIITWREMLCEGKTESNVGSENFWKTRFEFLNKNYKVSKSIFIEKTLKEYRSLCNHKKQDEIVLWFEYDLFCQINMLAVISWLKTHRKYAQISLVCSGKEDKSDVKYGLNDLSDAKLKKLYKNKITLTLDDIEYADYVWQLYCSDNPIRLENLTDFKNYQFKYLGESIQAHLHRFPSVKNGLNEMESRILQLAAESKAANKTDFMEILLKNQGILGFGDSQFQRALGRLKPLFSSFNPVRLTQKGKLILQGDTSYYSCIQENDYYLGGALKYDFLYNTDTNRILKL from the coding sequence ATGAGCTCCCTACTACATATAACAAACGGCGATACATTTACCAACAAGCTAAAAACACTTAATGTTCCAGGAGCAATTATTACTTGGCGCGAAATGTTGTGCGAAGGCAAAACGGAAAGTAATGTGGGTAGCGAGAATTTTTGGAAAACCCGCTTTGAATTTTTGAATAAAAACTATAAGGTTTCAAAATCAATTTTTATTGAAAAAACTTTAAAGGAATACAGATCACTATGCAATCATAAAAAACAAGATGAAATTGTCTTGTGGTTCGAGTATGATTTATTCTGCCAAATAAATATGTTAGCAGTTATTAGCTGGCTTAAAACACATCGCAAATACGCACAAATATCATTAGTGTGTAGTGGCAAAGAAGACAAATCTGATGTGAAGTATGGCTTAAATGATTTAAGTGATGCAAAGCTTAAGAAGCTTTATAAAAATAAGATTACACTTACCCTTGATGATATAGAATATGCGGATTATGTATGGCAATTGTATTGCAGCGATAATCCTATTCGATTAGAAAATCTTACCGATTTTAAAAATTATCAATTCAAATACCTAGGGGAAAGCATTCAGGCGCATTTACACCGTTTCCCTTCCGTGAAAAACGGATTAAATGAAATGGAGTCTAGAATTTTACAATTAGCAGCAGAATCAAAGGCCGCTAATAAAACTGATTTTATGGAGATTCTTCTTAAAAATCAAGGAATTTTAGGTTTTGGAGATTCCCAATTTCAACGGGCATTAGGGCGCTTAAAACCTTTGTTTTCTTCTTTTAATCCCGTACGATTAACACAAAAAGGAAAACTTATATTACAAGGAGACACCAGTTATTATTCCTGTATTCAGGAAAACGACTATTATTTAGGAGGAGCTTTAAAATATGATTTCCTTTATAATACTGATACGAACAGAATTTTAAAATTATAG
- a CDS encoding DNA mismatch repair protein MutS, which produces MNKINDKTLKDLEFYTVLNHIAARCNTEQGKENALQIVPLRSKELIEIHLGQTSEYVSSFSNDNRIPNHGFDAINQELKLLKIENATIEISGFRKIGNICSTVNTLKKFLKKFKEYYPLLFQASEDVELNIEIPAQIDAVIDRFGEIKDNASDNLRIIRSEINGLKGKINQSFSRALTMYQASDFLDEIRESVVDNRRVLAVKAMNRKKVKGAVMGTSKTGSIVYIEPEAALQFSRQLNNLEFEEREEIQRILRVLTAHITPFIPELSIYQDFLAHIDITAAKAKYAMEMDAVLPEFSEDNELYLRDAYHPLLYLTNKRKKEKTYPQTIGLHDENRIIVISGPNAGGKSITLKTLGILQVMLQSGLLIPVHERSKVCLFSRILTDIGDNQSIENHLSTYSYRLKNMNYFLRKCDDKTLFLIDEFGTGSDPELGGALAEIFLEVFYERGSYGVITTHYSNLKLLANELPHATNANMLFDSKTLEPTYQLVLGQAGSSFTFEVAQKNGIPYSLINRAKKKIESGKVRFDATIAKLQKERSSMVKTGTKLREEETKARSEAQRFEELNTKVKSKLENYQELYDSSQRMIYLGNKLNDAALKYFQDKKKRPLVSELLRIVETENSKRKKKSSQQVKIEKAKKVEVEKEVIQKVEVIREEKKKEKKIKAVVEKNKPKPIFKLGDRVRMIDGKAVGSIDKLEKNKAVVNYGMFTTNVSVNQLELVEAKR; this is translated from the coding sequence ATGAATAAGATAAACGATAAGACATTAAAAGATTTAGAATTTTATACAGTTCTAAACCATATTGCGGCACGTTGTAATACTGAACAAGGCAAAGAAAATGCCTTGCAGATAGTTCCGCTAAGATCCAAAGAATTGATCGAAATCCATTTAGGGCAAACCTCTGAGTATGTTTCTTCTTTTTCCAATGATAACCGGATTCCTAATCATGGTTTCGATGCGATTAATCAAGAGTTGAAACTTTTAAAAATTGAAAACGCAACGATAGAGATTTCTGGTTTTAGAAAAATTGGTAATATCTGTAGTACCGTAAATACGCTTAAGAAATTTTTAAAGAAATTTAAAGAGTACTACCCTCTACTTTTTCAAGCATCCGAAGATGTTGAACTAAATATTGAGATTCCAGCTCAGATAGATGCTGTGATAGATAGATTTGGTGAAATTAAAGATAATGCTTCGGATAATTTACGGATTATTAGATCAGAGATTAATGGCTTGAAAGGGAAGATTAATCAGAGTTTTTCCCGGGCGCTGACCATGTATCAAGCTTCTGATTTTTTAGATGAGATTAGAGAATCTGTTGTAGATAATCGACGTGTTTTAGCGGTAAAAGCAATGAACCGTAAAAAGGTGAAGGGAGCTGTTATGGGTACTTCTAAAACAGGAAGTATTGTTTATATTGAGCCAGAAGCAGCATTACAGTTTAGTCGTCAATTGAATAATTTAGAATTTGAAGAGCGAGAAGAGATTCAAAGAATTCTTAGGGTTTTAACTGCACATATAACGCCATTTATTCCAGAGTTATCTATATATCAAGACTTTCTAGCCCACATAGATATTACCGCAGCAAAGGCGAAATATGCTATGGAAATGGATGCTGTATTGCCTGAGTTTAGTGAGGATAATGAATTATATTTAAGAGATGCCTACCACCCACTGCTCTACTTAACTAATAAACGCAAGAAAGAAAAGACGTATCCACAGACGATAGGTTTGCATGATGAAAACAGAATTATTGTTATTTCTGGACCCAATGCTGGAGGAAAAAGTATCACTCTAAAAACCTTAGGAATTCTACAGGTGATGTTGCAGAGTGGATTATTAATTCCAGTTCATGAGCGTAGTAAAGTGTGTTTGTTTAGTAGGATACTAACGGATATAGGAGATAATCAATCTATTGAAAATCATTTAAGTACGTATAGTTACCGACTCAAAAACATGAACTACTTTTTGCGAAAGTGTGATGATAAAACCTTGTTCTTAATTGATGAATTTGGTACCGGTAGTGATCCGGAATTGGGAGGAGCATTAGCGGAGATTTTCTTAGAAGTATTTTATGAACGTGGTTCTTATGGTGTCATTACTACGCACTACTCCAACTTAAAGTTGTTGGCTAATGAATTGCCACATGCAACAAATGCCAATATGTTGTTTGATTCGAAAACCTTAGAACCTACTTATCAACTGGTTTTAGGGCAAGCCGGTAGTTCTTTTACATTTGAAGTAGCGCAGAAAAACGGAATTCCCTATAGTCTAATAAACCGCGCTAAGAAGAAAATTGAGAGTGGCAAGGTGCGTTTTGATGCCACGATAGCCAAATTGCAAAAAGAGCGCAGTTCTATGGTTAAAACGGGAACAAAGCTTAGAGAGGAAGAAACTAAAGCGCGTAGTGAAGCGCAACGTTTTGAGGAACTGAATACTAAGGTGAAATCTAAATTAGAAAATTACCAAGAGTTGTATGATTCTAGCCAGCGCATGATTTATTTAGGAAATAAATTGAATGATGCGGCATTGAAATATTTTCAAGATAAAAAGAAAAGGCCTCTTGTTTCAGAACTACTTCGAATTGTAGAAACAGAAAACAGCAAACGTAAAAAGAAATCTTCGCAACAAGTTAAAATTGAAAAAGCAAAGAAAGTTGAAGTAGAAAAAGAGGTGATTCAGAAGGTAGAGGTCATCAGAGAGGAAAAAAAGAAAGAGAAGAAGATAAAGGCTGTAGTAGAAAAGAACAAACCTAAACCTATTTTTAAACTTGGAGATCGTGTGCGAATGATAGACGGAAAAGCAGTAGGTAGTATTGATAAATTAGAGAAAAATAAAGCAGTGGTTAATTATGGTATGTTCACCACAAACGTTAGTGTTAACCAATTAGAACTGGTTGAAGCCAAAAGATAA
- a CDS encoding uracil-DNA glycosylase: MIWNIHKSWKTLLEEEFNAPYFKALTTFVSKEYSEQVVYPKQEDIFAAFNHCTFQDTRVVIIGQDPYHGPNQANGLCFSVQDGVAHPPSLVNIFKELGTDLQKPYPKSGNLESWAKQGILLLNATLTVRAHEAGSHQKKGWEVFTDAVIKKISEEKADVIFLLWGGFAKKKAKLIEDSKHHILTSGHPSPLSANRGYWFGNKCFSTTNDILMQLRKDPINW, translated from the coding sequence ATGATTTGGAATATTCATAAAAGTTGGAAAACACTTTTAGAAGAAGAGTTTAATGCTCCTTATTTTAAAGCATTGACCACTTTTGTATCAAAAGAATATAGCGAGCAGGTGGTGTACCCAAAACAGGAAGACATTTTTGCAGCCTTTAATCATTGTACATTTCAAGATACACGAGTAGTTATTATTGGTCAAGACCCTTATCATGGGCCAAACCAAGCCAATGGCTTGTGTTTTTCTGTGCAGGATGGTGTGGCACACCCGCCCTCCTTAGTGAATATTTTTAAAGAATTGGGTACTGACCTTCAGAAGCCATATCCCAAATCTGGAAATTTAGAATCTTGGGCAAAACAAGGCATCTTACTTCTGAATGCTACCCTAACTGTTAGAGCCCATGAAGCAGGAAGTCACCAAAAAAAAGGTTGGGAGGTATTTACCGATGCTGTCATCAAAAAAATTAGTGAAGAAAAAGCTGATGTAATTTTTTTACTTTGGGGTGGCTTTGCAAAAAAAAAAGCAAAACTAATAGAGGATAGCAAGCACCATATTCTTACCAGTGGTCATCCATCTCCTTTAAGTGCTAACAGAGGCTACTGGTTTGGGAACAAATGCTTTAGTACAACCAATGACATTTTGATGCAACTAAGAAAAGATCCAATTAATTGGTAG
- a CDS encoding response regulator, giving the protein MNLKSILLVDDDESTNFINSVFIKKLDIDVDVYKALNGEEALEILEESSDDSDFFPCLITLDINMPVMNGWAFLERYKKLSPSIKNNCIIVMTTVSEDDKDLIRATDNEDVKEYFQKPMSDEKFSSLLNKYFIL; this is encoded by the coding sequence ATGAACTTAAAATCTATTTTACTTGTAGACGATGATGAATCTACAAATTTTATAAATAGCGTATTTATAAAAAAACTCGACATCGATGTAGATGTCTATAAAGCTTTAAATGGAGAAGAAGCCTTAGAAATTTTGGAAGAAAGTTCTGACGATTCTGACTTTTTCCCTTGTTTAATTACTTTAGACATTAATATGCCTGTCATGAATGGTTGGGCATTTTTAGAGCGTTACAAGAAATTATCTCCAAGTATTAAGAATAATTGCATTATTGTTATGACTACTGTCAGTGAAGATGATAAGGATTTAATTAGAGCAACAGATAATGAAGATGTAAAAGAATATTTTCAAAAACCAATGTCTGACGAGAAATTTAGCTCTTTACTAAACAAATACTTTATTTTATAA
- a CDS encoding tetratricopeptide repeat protein → MKVFIMVLTTFCFAFTYGQIERKVDSLEKALKGEKSLISKVETLEALYVILRYNNPETSLKFSLQAYEIASTLKDKKKQLNAVYQSAISYRALNQLGAAVSYHETAMKLSTELKEEVFYAKSLLELADINRLDAKKKEALEMLNEAKVIFVNNNETELVNVCLGNIASVYLSNGQFKLSQQLYMQALNNIDSLHTDPLTKADIVARLGEIQYNTENYEASIPYYYQALEVYIAVDDNIWQSNMYLQIGTSLAALQDYEKALEYFFKSLKIAKNFGLTSNEAMVYTNIGSTYREMKNLEASEAYLEESLHFHEKEGLAYNHIAVLLELGRLHMDLNNPEKALCFLDEAIDKSTPSMRLDYLMEGYKLRSTAYDMLKSPHRALSDLKAHQKFKDSIFNHTKMQQIEELKTIYETENKQTLLALNKEEIENLLHKSKVDTLTKSLYAGGMLSGLSLSILLFFIFRQRLKKNKSNQRKLDELYKKEIEYKQKELASLTVHLAQKNTFTQDLIEDLKELKDNPDKFKLQFRRILMLLKKQNSDDKDWELFKTYFADVHNDFDDKLRAIYADISEKEIRLAAFLRMNLSTKEIAAIFNVLPDSILKSKYRLKKKLNLDKDMDLGSFLNSL, encoded by the coding sequence ATGAAAGTTTTTATAATGGTATTGACCACCTTTTGCTTTGCTTTTACTTATGGGCAAATAGAGCGAAAAGTAGATAGTTTAGAAAAAGCCTTGAAAGGTGAAAAAAGTCTTATAAGTAAAGTAGAGACACTTGAAGCGTTGTATGTAATTTTGCGCTACAATAACCCGGAAACCTCCTTAAAATTTTCCTTGCAGGCCTATGAGATAGCGAGTACCCTGAAGGATAAAAAAAAGCAACTTAATGCGGTATATCAATCGGCCATAAGTTATAGGGCATTAAACCAATTAGGTGCAGCTGTGTCGTATCATGAAACCGCCATGAAACTTTCTACAGAACTAAAGGAAGAGGTTTTTTACGCAAAAAGCTTATTAGAATTGGCAGATATTAACCGCTTAGACGCTAAAAAAAAGGAAGCTTTAGAAATGCTGAATGAGGCTAAAGTAATTTTTGTAAACAATAATGAAACAGAATTAGTGAATGTTTGTTTAGGGAACATAGCTAGTGTGTATTTGAGTAATGGACAATTTAAATTATCTCAGCAATTGTACATGCAAGCATTGAATAATATAGACTCGCTACATACGGATCCGCTTACGAAGGCAGACATTGTAGCAAGATTGGGAGAGATACAATACAATACCGAAAATTACGAGGCATCTATACCGTATTATTATCAGGCTTTAGAAGTATACATAGCGGTAGATGATAATATTTGGCAATCTAATATGTACCTACAAATTGGTACCTCTTTAGCTGCATTGCAGGATTATGAAAAGGCTTTAGAGTATTTTTTTAAGAGTCTAAAAATTGCTAAGAACTTTGGACTTACATCAAATGAAGCCATGGTATATACCAATATTGGTTCAACCTACAGAGAAATGAAGAATTTGGAAGCTTCTGAGGCTTATTTAGAAGAGAGTTTACATTTTCATGAAAAAGAAGGACTTGCTTATAATCATATTGCGGTACTTTTAGAATTAGGACGCTTACATATGGATTTAAATAACCCTGAAAAAGCGTTATGTTTCTTAGATGAAGCTATTGACAAATCTACACCCTCCATGCGTTTAGATTATTTAATGGAAGGATATAAATTGAGGTCTACCGCTTATGATATGTTGAAAAGCCCGCATAGGGCGTTAAGCGATTTAAAAGCGCACCAAAAATTTAAAGACAGCATTTTTAATCATACAAAAATGCAACAAATAGAAGAATTGAAAACAATCTATGAGACTGAAAATAAACAAACATTACTCGCTTTAAACAAGGAAGAAATTGAAAATTTACTGCACAAATCTAAAGTAGATACCCTAACCAAGAGTCTGTATGCTGGAGGCATGCTTTCTGGCTTGTCATTGTCTATACTACTGTTTTTTATTTTTAGACAACGCTTAAAAAAGAACAAGTCCAACCAAAGGAAATTAGATGAACTCTACAAAAAAGAGATTGAATATAAACAAAAGGAATTGGCAAGTTTAACGGTACATTTAGCACAAAAAAACACATTCACTCAAGATTTAATTGAAGATTTAAAGGAACTGAAAGATAACCCCGATAAATTTAAATTACAGTTTAGAAGAATTCTTATGTTGTTAAAAAAGCAGAATTCTGATGATAAGGACTGGGAGTTGTTTAAAACTTACTTTGCAGATGTGCATAATGATTTTGATGACAAGCTAAGAGCTATTTATGCTGATATTTCGGAAAAGGAAATAAGACTAGCTGCCTTTTTAAGAATGAATTTGTCTACAAAAGAAATAGCGGCAATATTTAATGTGCTTCCAGATAGTATACTGAAGTCTAAATACCGACTGAAAAAGAAGCTAAATTTAGATAAAGATATGGATTTAGGGAGCTTTTTAAACTCATTATAA
- a CDS encoding substrate-binding domain-containing protein, with translation MKKVRIIGVPEHFNLPWHMAIEENAFKERGIDLSWTDIPEGTGKMCQMLESDETDLAIILTEGIVKSISAGNPVKIVQEFIATPLLWGIHVAATSNYKTIADLKDSTAAISRFGSGSHLMAYVNADNQGWSTKDLNFEVINNLDGAITALTANTADYFMWERFTTKPIVDRGIFRRIADCPTPWPCFVIAARNKFLEENPSLVHHITEVINLYTEEFKNIPSIDKTLANAYGQKLEDIKEWLAITKWSQKPLKVSTLQKVQDTLFNLNLIEKKLAPEALLLAQK, from the coding sequence ATGAAGAAAGTAAGAATTATTGGGGTTCCAGAACATTTTAACCTTCCTTGGCATATGGCTATCGAAGAAAATGCCTTTAAAGAAAGAGGTATTGATTTAAGTTGGACAGATATTCCTGAAGGAACAGGTAAAATGTGTCAAATGTTAGAAAGTGATGAAACCGATTTAGCCATAATTCTTACAGAAGGTATTGTTAAAAGTATTTCTGCTGGCAATCCCGTTAAAATAGTTCAAGAATTTATTGCTACACCTTTACTTTGGGGAATTCATGTAGCAGCTACAAGCAATTATAAAACCATAGCCGATTTAAAAGATAGTACTGCTGCCATAAGTAGATTTGGTAGCGGAAGTCATCTTATGGCGTATGTAAATGCCGATAATCAAGGTTGGAGCACGAAAGACTTAAATTTTGAGGTAATAAATAACTTAGATGGCGCTATAACAGCACTAACAGCCAACACCGCAGATTATTTTATGTGGGAAAGATTTACCACTAAACCGATAGTTGATCGCGGTATATTTAGACGTATTGCAGATTGTCCTACGCCCTGGCCTTGTTTTGTTATAGCAGCTCGTAATAAATTTTTAGAGGAAAATCCATCGTTAGTACATCATATTACCGAAGTTATAAACCTATACACGGAAGAATTTAAAAATATACCAAGTATAGATAAAACACTAGCAAATGCCTACGGTCAAAAACTAGAAGACATCAAAGAATGGCTAGCTATCACAAAATGGAGCCAGAAACCACTAAAAGTTTCAACACTTCAGAAAGTTCAAGACACGCTGTTTAATTTAAACCTGATTGAAAAAAAATTAGCTCCTGAAGCTTTGCTTTTGGCGCAAAAATAA
- a CDS encoding thiol-disulfide oxidoreductase DCC family protein has product MQGNNSHKIVLFDGVCNLCNSSIHTIIKYDKKDEFRFASLQSEIGQKLAKERHIDTTLVDSIILIEPGIAYYTKSTAALLIGKSFGGLWSLLAIFEWIPEKFRDTIYDYVAKNRYKWYGKKDACMIPTAELKAKFLD; this is encoded by the coding sequence ATGCAAGGAAATAATTCTCATAAGATTGTTCTTTTTGATGGTGTTTGCAATTTGTGTAACTCTTCTATACATACAATTATTAAGTACGATAAGAAAGACGAATTTCGGTTTGCATCCTTACAAAGTGAAATAGGACAAAAGCTGGCGAAAGAAAGACATATAGATACTACATTGGTAGATTCTATAATTTTAATAGAACCAGGAATTGCGTATTACACTAAATCTACGGCGGCATTATTGATAGGCAAATCATTTGGGGGCTTATGGTCTTTATTGGCCATTTTTGAATGGATTCCAGAAAAATTCAGGGACACTATTTATGATTATGTGGCTAAAAACAGATACAAATGGTACGGTAAAAAGGACGCCTGTATGATACCCACTGCTGAATTAAAAGCTAAGTTTCTAGATTAA